The following coding sequences are from one Collimonas arenae window:
- a CDS encoding ATP-dependent DNA helicase, with translation MSEARYVVAVRALCDFTAKQGDLDLRFTPGPSAQEGIAGHIEVATRRGAGYEAEVSLSGSFGPLLVRGRADGYDPVLNRLEEIKTFRGDLGRMPDNHRHLHWAQIRIYGHLLCQSRNLSELQLALVYYDIGKQKETLLTEYATAGLLQQFFQQQCGRFLAWAEQEMAHRLTRDEQLAALRFPHADFRPGQRALAEAVYKGASSGRCLLAQAPTGIGKTIGTLFPLLKASPAQRLDKLFFLSAKTSGRALALDALTQIRRSEPALPLRVLELVARDKACEHPDKACHGESCPLAQGFYDRLPQARAAAVDAAARGAMDREGLRAVAAAYRVCPYYLSQEMAHWADVIVGDYNYYFDLGGMLHGMSAANQWRVGVLVDEAHNMIERARKMYSAEMVQSQLKVLRQTAPTSLKRTLDRVNRQWNALYKEQREEYLRHADLPDAFLGALQQAVADITDYMVEHPAAMDSQLQGFYFDALHFTRMAELFDKHSLFDVTVQGGYGATLCIRNIVPAPFLAPRFAAAHSTVLFSATLSPWHFYSDTLGMPADTAWVDVPSPFAAEQLSVRLVTGISTRFQQRDNSLSPIVDLIAQQYRLQAGNYLAFFSSYDYLQKVAGLFAERYPEIPLWQQARRMDEHEREAFLARFTESSQGVGFAVLGGAFAEGIDLPGARLIGAFIATLGLPQINPVNEQIMRQMEQTFGNGYDCTYLFPGMQKVVQAAGRVIRTREDRGVVYLIDDRFARREVRQLLPQWWRIDT, from the coding sequence ATGAGCGAGGCCCGTTACGTGGTCGCTGTGCGGGCACTGTGCGATTTCACCGCCAAGCAGGGCGATCTCGATTTGCGTTTTACGCCGGGACCCAGCGCACAGGAAGGCATTGCCGGCCATATCGAAGTGGCGACGCGGCGTGGCGCCGGTTACGAAGCTGAGGTCAGTCTCAGCGGTTCGTTCGGACCGTTGCTGGTGCGTGGCCGTGCCGATGGCTACGATCCGGTGTTGAACCGCCTGGAAGAAATCAAGACTTTTCGTGGCGATCTTGGCCGCATGCCGGACAACCATCGTCACCTGCATTGGGCGCAGATCAGGATCTACGGCCACCTGTTGTGCCAGAGCCGCAATTTATCCGAGCTGCAGCTGGCGCTGGTGTATTACGACATCGGCAAGCAGAAAGAGACATTGCTGACCGAGTACGCCACGGCAGGATTGTTGCAGCAATTCTTCCAGCAGCAATGCGGCCGCTTCCTGGCGTGGGCTGAACAGGAAATGGCACATCGTCTGACGCGCGATGAGCAACTGGCCGCATTGCGTTTTCCACATGCCGATTTTCGGCCCGGACAGCGTGCTCTGGCCGAAGCAGTCTACAAAGGCGCGAGCAGTGGCCGCTGTCTGCTGGCGCAGGCGCCGACCGGTATCGGCAAGACCATCGGTACCTTGTTCCCGCTGCTCAAAGCCAGCCCGGCGCAGCGCCTGGACAAGCTATTCTTCCTGTCTGCCAAAACCTCGGGCCGGGCGCTGGCGCTGGATGCGCTGACGCAAATCCGGCGGAGCGAGCCGGCATTGCCGTTGCGTGTGCTGGAACTGGTGGCGCGCGACAAGGCTTGCGAGCATCCGGACAAGGCTTGCCACGGCGAATCCTGCCCGCTGGCGCAAGGTTTTTACGACCGCCTGCCGCAGGCACGCGCTGCGGCAGTTGACGCCGCTGCCCGGGGCGCGATGGACCGTGAGGGTTTGCGCGCAGTAGCCGCCGCATACCGGGTGTGCCCTTATTACCTGAGCCAGGAAATGGCGCATTGGGCGGATGTGATCGTCGGCGACTATAACTATTATTTCGATCTCGGCGGCATGTTGCATGGCATGAGCGCTGCCAATCAGTGGCGTGTCGGCGTGTTGGTCGACGAGGCGCACAACATGATCGAGCGGGCGCGCAAGATGTACTCGGCCGAGATGGTGCAAAGTCAGTTGAAGGTGCTGCGGCAAACCGCGCCGACGTCGCTCAAGCGCACGCTGGACCGCGTCAATCGACAATGGAACGCCTTGTACAAGGAGCAACGGGAAGAATACCTGCGCCATGCCGACTTGCCCGACGCCTTCCTCGGCGCGCTGCAACAGGCGGTGGCCGATATCACCGACTACATGGTCGAGCATCCGGCGGCGATGGATAGCCAGTTGCAAGGTTTCTATTTCGACGCCTTGCACTTCACGCGCATGGCGGAGCTGTTCGATAAACATTCCCTGTTTGACGTTACCGTGCAAGGCGGCTACGGCGCCACGCTCTGCATCCGCAATATCGTACCGGCGCCGTTCCTGGCGCCACGCTTTGCCGCCGCGCACTCGACTGTACTGTTTTCGGCAACGCTCAGTCCCTGGCATTTCTATAGCGATACGCTTGGCATGCCGGCCGATACGGCCTGGGTCGACGTGCCATCGCCGTTCGCTGCCGAGCAGTTGTCGGTGCGGCTGGTAACCGGCATTTCGACGCGCTTCCAGCAGCGCGACAATTCGCTGTCGCCGATCGTCGACCTGATTGCGCAACAGTATCGGCTGCAAGCCGGCAATTACCTGGCTTTCTTCAGCAGCTACGATTACTTGCAGAAGGTCGCCGGCCTGTTCGCCGAACGCTATCCGGAAATTCCGTTGTGGCAGCAGGCGCGACGCATGGATGAACACGAGCGCGAGGCATTCCTGGCGCGCTTCACCGAGAGTTCGCAGGGCGTAGGTTTTGCGGTGCTTGGCGGCGCCTTTGCCGAAGGGATTGATTTGCCGGGCGCACGCTTGATCGGCGCCTTCATCGCCACGCTAGGGCTGCCGCAGATCAATCCGGTCAATGAACAGATCATGCGACAGATGGAGCAGACTTTCGGCAACGGCTACGATTGCACCTATCTGTTTCCCGGCATGCAAAAAGTGGTGCAGGCCGCTGGCCGCGTGATCCGCACCCGCGAGGATCGCGGCGTGGTGTATCTGATCGACGACCGCTTTGCGCGGCGAGAGGTGCGGCAATTGCTGCCGCAGTGGTGGCGCATCGATACTTGA
- the ahpC gene encoding alkyl hydroperoxide reductase subunit C, which yields MSLINTQIKPFKATAYHNGKFIDVSDESLKGKWSVVVFYPADFTFVCPTELEDLADHYAEFQKLGVEIYGVSTDTHFAHKAWHDTSEAIKKVQYPLIGDPTTVLSRNFEVLIEEEGLALRGTFVINPEGQIKVLEVHDNGIGRDASELLRKVKAAQYVASHPGEVCPAKWTEGAATLTPSLDLVGKI from the coding sequence ATGTCTCTAATCAACACACAAATCAAACCGTTCAAGGCAACTGCATATCACAATGGCAAGTTCATTGACGTGAGCGACGAGTCCCTGAAGGGCAAATGGTCAGTTGTGGTGTTTTACCCAGCCGATTTCACTTTCGTCTGCCCAACCGAATTGGAAGACCTGGCAGATCATTACGCTGAATTCCAAAAACTGGGCGTTGAAATCTACGGCGTGTCGACCGACACCCACTTCGCTCACAAGGCATGGCACGACACATCGGAAGCGATCAAGAAAGTGCAATACCCACTGATTGGCGACCCAACTACTGTCCTGTCGCGCAACTTCGAAGTGCTGATCGAAGAAGAAGGCCTGGCACTGCGCGGTACTTTCGTGATCAACCCAGAAGGCCAGATCAAGGTTCTGGAAGTGCATGACAACGGCATCGGCCGTGACGCTTCGGAATTGCTGCGCAAGGTCAAGGCAGCGCAATACGTCGCATCGCACCCAGGCGAAGTTTGCCCTGCGAAATGGACTGAAGGCGCAGCAACATTGACACCATCGCTGGACCTGGTCGGCAAGATCTAA
- a CDS encoding SDR family NAD(P)-dependent oxidoreductase: MKIDLSNKLAIVSGSTAGIGLAIARGLAQAGAEVVVNGRTQARVDEALATIHAEFPDARLRGFAADLGTVEGVAKLTVAIPAADILVNNLGIFEAKGFFDIGDDEWQRFFDVNVMSAVRLSRYYAPKMVERGWGRVLFLSSESGLQIPVEMVHYGMTKTALLAVSRGLAETLAGTGVTVNAVLPGPTRSEGVSDFFGGLAQQQGVPVEQLENDFVAQHRPSSLIKRLATVEEVANMVVYLASQQASATTGASVRVDGGVVRSIA; encoded by the coding sequence ATGAAAATCGACCTGAGCAACAAACTTGCAATCGTCAGCGGCTCTACCGCCGGCATCGGCCTGGCGATTGCCCGCGGGCTGGCGCAGGCCGGCGCCGAAGTGGTGGTCAATGGCCGCACCCAGGCGCGCGTGGATGAAGCGCTGGCAACGATCCACGCTGAATTTCCTGACGCCCGGCTGCGCGGCTTTGCCGCGGACCTCGGTACTGTCGAAGGCGTAGCCAAGCTGACTGTGGCGATTCCTGCGGCGGATATCCTGGTCAATAACCTGGGGATTTTCGAAGCCAAGGGGTTCTTCGATATCGGCGACGACGAATGGCAACGCTTCTTCGACGTCAATGTCATGAGCGCGGTGCGCCTGTCGCGCTATTACGCGCCGAAGATGGTGGAACGCGGCTGGGGTCGCGTGCTGTTTTTGTCGAGCGAATCCGGCTTGCAGATTCCGGTCGAAATGGTGCATTACGGCATGACAAAGACCGCACTGCTGGCCGTCTCGCGCGGACTAGCTGAAACCCTGGCCGGCACTGGCGTGACGGTCAATGCCGTGCTACCCGGACCAACCCGTTCCGAAGGCGTAAGCGATTTCTTTGGCGGGCTGGCGCAACAGCAGGGCGTACCTGTCGAACAATTGGAAAACGACTTTGTTGCGCAACACCGTCCAAGCTCGCTGATCAAGCGCCTGGCGACAGTGGAAGAAGTTGCCAACATGGTGGTCTACCTGGCATCCCAACAGGCATCGGCCACCACCGGCGCATCGGTGCGCGTGGATGGCGGCGTGGTGCGCTCTATCGCTTGA
- the ahpF gene encoding alkyl hydroperoxide reductase subunit F — protein MLDANLKTQLKTYLEKVVQPIEIVASLDDGDKSRELQAMLQEIVLLSDRITLVERTDDTERKPSFSINRPGTDISVRFAGIPMGHEFTSLVLALLQVGGHPIKLDDAVIEQIRNLDGDYRFETYISLSCQSCPEVVQALNVMSIINPRIRTEMIDGALFQSEVEARQVMAVPSIFLNGEVFGQGRSGVEEILAKLDSGAGARQAAELNAKDVFDVLIVGGGPAGAAAAIYAARKGIRTGVVAERFGGQVLDTLAIENFVSVKETDGPHFAVALEQHVKAYDVDIMNLQRAASLVPGKLIEVKTASGAVLKSKSVILATGARWREINVPGEQQYRNHGVAYCPHCDGPLFRGKRVAVIGGGNSGVEAAIDLAGLVSHVTLIEFGAELRADAVLQRKLHSLRNVTVITSAQTTEIHGDGKKVNGLSYTDRVSGASHKVELEGVFVQIGLVPNTEWLKGTVALSRHGEIEVDAKGQTSIPGVFAAGDVTTVPFKQIVIAVGEGAKASLSAFDYLIRTSFDDETETVEEKVAVPA, from the coding sequence ATGCTTGATGCTAATCTCAAAACCCAGTTGAAAACCTATTTGGAAAAGGTCGTGCAGCCGATTGAGATCGTTGCGTCTCTCGATGATGGCGACAAATCCCGCGAACTGCAGGCCATGCTCCAGGAAATCGTCCTGTTGAGCGACCGCATTACGCTGGTTGAACGTACTGACGACACAGAGCGCAAGCCGTCGTTCAGCATCAACCGCCCCGGTACCGATATCAGCGTGCGTTTCGCCGGTATCCCGATGGGCCACGAATTCACCTCGCTGGTATTGGCGCTGCTGCAAGTCGGCGGCCACCCGATCAAGCTGGATGATGCGGTCATCGAACAGATCCGCAACCTGGACGGCGACTATCGTTTTGAAACTTATATTTCGCTGTCGTGCCAGAGCTGCCCTGAGGTAGTGCAGGCGCTCAACGTTATGTCCATCATCAACCCGCGCATTCGCACCGAGATGATCGACGGCGCATTGTTCCAGAGCGAAGTCGAGGCGCGCCAGGTAATGGCTGTGCCGTCGATTTTCCTGAACGGCGAAGTGTTCGGCCAAGGCCGTTCCGGCGTTGAAGAAATCCTGGCCAAGCTCGACAGCGGCGCCGGCGCACGCCAGGCAGCCGAGTTGAATGCCAAGGATGTGTTCGATGTGCTGATCGTCGGCGGCGGACCTGCCGGCGCGGCAGCGGCGATCTACGCCGCACGCAAAGGCATTCGCACCGGCGTGGTGGCAGAACGCTTCGGCGGCCAGGTGTTGGACACCTTGGCGATCGAGAATTTTGTATCGGTCAAGGAAACCGACGGCCCGCATTTCGCCGTCGCGCTGGAACAGCACGTCAAGGCCTATGATGTCGACATCATGAACCTGCAACGGGCGGCAAGCCTGGTGCCGGGCAAGTTGATTGAAGTGAAAACCGCCAGCGGCGCGGTCTTGAAGAGCAAGTCAGTGATCCTGGCGACAGGTGCGCGCTGGCGCGAGATCAACGTTCCTGGCGAACAGCAATACCGTAACCACGGTGTGGCGTATTGCCCGCACTGCGACGGTCCGCTGTTCAGGGGCAAACGTGTCGCAGTCATCGGTGGCGGTAACTCCGGCGTTGAAGCAGCAATCGACCTGGCTGGCCTGGTGTCGCATGTCACGCTGATCGAATTCGGCGCCGAGTTGCGTGCCGATGCGGTCCTGCAACGCAAGCTGCACAGCCTGCGCAATGTCACCGTCATCACCTCGGCGCAAACCACCGAGATCCATGGCGATGGCAAGAAGGTCAACGGCTTGAGTTACACCGACCGGGTTTCTGGCGCCAGTCACAAGGTTGAACTGGAAGGCGTATTCGTCCAGATCGGCCTGGTGCCGAACACCGAATGGCTGAAGGGCACGGTAGCGTTGTCGCGCCACGGCGAAATCGAGGTTGATGCCAAGGGTCAAACTTCGATCCCCGGCGTGTTTGCTGCGGGCGATGTGACGACAGTGCCGTTCAAGCAGATCGTGATCGCGGTGGGCGAGGGTGCCAAGGCATCGTTGAGCGCATTCGATTACCTGATCCGCACGTCGTTTGACGACGAAACCGAGACTGTGGAAGAGAAGGTTGCAGTGCCGGCGTAA
- a CDS encoding VRR-NUC domain-containing protein, with protein MIRTLENRFYYLDNFRTVVESVRARYRHLLSEDEQHFVDGFGALPQASQALLVRMVMRKGELFRLSKLKYDEIGCARGAATVLCDAGWLDAQPAIGIEQLFGLLTKVEITDAFPLLRQNKGARKSEQLAMLLDACNDIDSARPLLAWHPGIDDQLLQLRIAPLCDRMRLMFFGNLHQDWSEFVLSELGIFKYEPVDLSPVSQGFSTRREIDEYLHLHACRERFHNGETPETVVADIPAAPYSNDWLEQRRSKLLFQIAQHYERSGMLSDALRHYADCPWPGARLRAVRVLERCGQPVAAFELAQQAEQQPEGEAESQRLLRIMPRLRRQLGHGKIAAASAPQIVEHALTLPRPEQAIAVEAVLEAHLSRADAPAVYVENALLNSLFGLLFWDAIFAPLPGAFFHPFQSGPADLYSLDFRQRRASHFDAGFAQLESGEYRQTILRNFSAKTHTQSPFVFWGVIDDALLTMALDCLPPQHLRICFERILQDIRNNRSGLPDLIQFWPAEKRYRMIEVKGPGDRLQDNQIRWLHYFAEQQIPVTVCYVQWAQEAA; from the coding sequence ATGATCAGAACGCTGGAAAATCGCTTTTATTACCTCGACAACTTTCGCACAGTGGTCGAGTCGGTACGTGCGCGTTATCGGCATTTATTGAGTGAAGACGAACAGCACTTCGTCGATGGTTTCGGCGCGTTGCCGCAGGCGTCGCAGGCCTTGCTGGTGCGGATGGTGATGCGCAAGGGTGAGCTGTTTCGGCTGAGTAAGTTGAAATACGATGAAATCGGTTGCGCGCGCGGCGCGGCCACAGTCTTGTGCGATGCCGGCTGGCTGGACGCGCAGCCGGCGATCGGCATCGAGCAATTGTTCGGCTTGTTGACCAAAGTTGAAATCACCGATGCCTTCCCGCTGCTGCGGCAAAACAAGGGAGCACGTAAAAGCGAGCAGTTGGCCATGTTACTGGATGCCTGTAACGATATTGACAGCGCGCGTCCGCTGTTGGCCTGGCACCCTGGTATCGATGACCAGTTGCTGCAGTTGCGGATTGCCCCGCTGTGCGATCGCATGCGTCTGATGTTCTTCGGTAACCTGCATCAGGACTGGTCGGAATTCGTGCTGTCCGAACTGGGAATCTTCAAGTATGAGCCGGTTGATTTGTCGCCGGTGTCGCAAGGGTTTAGCACGCGCCGCGAGATCGACGAGTATCTGCATTTGCACGCTTGCCGCGAACGTTTCCACAATGGCGAAACACCGGAAACCGTGGTCGCCGATATCCCTGCCGCGCCGTATTCCAACGACTGGCTGGAGCAGCGCCGCAGCAAGCTGCTGTTCCAGATCGCCCAGCACTACGAGCGCAGTGGCATGCTGTCGGATGCGCTGCGCCATTACGCCGATTGTCCGTGGCCAGGCGCGCGCCTGCGTGCGGTGCGGGTGCTGGAGCGTTGCGGCCAGCCAGTGGCGGCCTTCGAACTGGCGCAGCAGGCTGAGCAGCAACCGGAAGGCGAAGCCGAAAGCCAGCGGCTGCTGCGCATCATGCCGCGCCTGCGGCGCCAACTCGGTCACGGAAAAATAGCAGCGGCCAGTGCGCCGCAGATTGTGGAGCATGCGCTGACTCTGCCGCGGCCTGAACAGGCGATCGCGGTCGAGGCTGTGCTCGAAGCACATTTGTCGCGCGCCGATGCACCAGCCGTCTATGTGGAAAATGCGTTGCTGAATTCGCTGTTCGGCCTGCTGTTCTGGGACGCCATATTTGCACCGCTGCCGGGCGCGTTCTTCCATCCCTTCCAGAGCGGGCCTGCCGACCTGTACAGCCTGGATTTCCGTCAGCGCCGCGCCAGCCACTTTGATGCCGGCTTTGCCCAACTCGAATCCGGTGAATACAGGCAAACCATCCTGCGCAACTTTTCAGCCAAGACCCACACCCAGTCGCCATTCGTGTTCTGGGGTGTTATCGATGACGCGTTGCTGACCATGGCGCTGGATTGCCTGCCGCCGCAGCATCTGCGCATATGCTTCGAGCGAATCTTGCAGGATATCCGCAACAATCGTTCCGGCTTGCCGGACCTGATCCAGTTCTGGCCGGCGGAAAAACGCTACCGAATGATCGAGGTCAAAGGGCCGGGCGACCGTCTGCAGGACAACCAGATTCGCTGGCTGCATTATTTCGCCGAACAGCAGATTCCAGTGACGGTGTGCTACGTACAGTGGGCGCAGGAGGCTGCATGA
- a CDS encoding S10 family peptidase encodes MNINHAAVHHPTTARDQPFFDPLAYGNGPADAVTDSSENAAITHHSTTIGQHVDNYTATAGHLVAVDAESSQPAAKMFYVAFTVDGQDLNTRPVTFFYNGGPGSSAVFVLLGSFAPKRIKTAMPGFTPPPPYTLEDNPDSLLDKSDLVFINPVGTGYSAAIAPFKNKDFWGVDQDAKSIRQFIKRYLTANDRWNSPKFLFGESYGTARSAVLSYLLHEDGVDLNGVTLQSSILAYTQAGNPVGALPTAVADAWYHKKSTLSTTPASLPDLMASAALFARSDYATALQKFPRADPATVKQLSDFTGIDQTTLTSWGLDVAAQDNLGHTLFLTTLLKSQGLALGAYDGRVTGIDSGIAATISPNSGGNDPTMNAVSGVYTAMWNNYLNDGLKFTSNSAFTDLNDQAFANWDFGHIDPTGAQKGVDAKGDVILYTAGDLAATMSLNVDLKVLSANGYYDFVTPFYQTVMDLQKMPLVDPNVRKNLSAKFYPSGHMVYLEAASRTALKADLAAMIDAATSDQHALARIRSLQARKRG; translated from the coding sequence ATGAACATCAATCATGCAGCGGTCCATCATCCAACAACGGCCCGGGACCAGCCCTTTTTCGATCCGCTCGCCTACGGCAACGGCCCAGCCGATGCGGTTACCGACAGCAGCGAGAATGCCGCCATCACCCATCACAGCACCACCATCGGCCAGCACGTTGATAACTACACCGCGACCGCCGGCCATCTGGTGGCAGTCGATGCCGAGAGTTCGCAGCCGGCCGCCAAGATGTTCTACGTGGCGTTCACGGTCGACGGCCAGGATCTGAACACGCGGCCGGTGACATTCTTCTATAACGGCGGGCCAGGCTCATCCGCAGTGTTCGTGTTGCTCGGTTCGTTCGCGCCAAAACGCATCAAGACCGCCATGCCCGGCTTCACGCCGCCACCACCATACACACTGGAAGACAATCCCGACAGCCTGCTCGACAAGAGCGACCTGGTCTTCATCAACCCGGTCGGCACCGGTTATTCGGCCGCCATTGCGCCATTCAAGAACAAGGATTTCTGGGGCGTCGACCAGGATGCCAAATCGATCCGACAATTCATCAAGCGTTACCTGACCGCCAACGACCGCTGGAATTCGCCGAAATTCCTGTTCGGCGAATCCTACGGGACGGCGCGCAGCGCGGTGCTGTCCTATCTGCTACACGAGGATGGCGTTGATCTCAACGGCGTCACGCTGCAATCGTCGATCCTCGCCTACACCCAGGCCGGCAATCCTGTCGGCGCGTTGCCGACCGCTGTGGCCGACGCCTGGTATCACAAGAAAAGCACGCTGAGCACAACCCCGGCCAGCCTGCCCGACCTGATGGCCAGCGCAGCGCTGTTTGCGCGCAGCGACTATGCGACTGCACTGCAGAAATTTCCACGGGCAGATCCCGCCACGGTCAAGCAACTGAGCGATTTCACCGGCATCGACCAAACCACGCTGACATCCTGGGGGCTGGATGTAGCGGCCCAGGACAACCTGGGCCACACACTATTCCTGACCACCCTGCTGAAAAGCCAGGGACTGGCGCTGGGCGCCTACGATGGCCGCGTGACCGGCATCGATAGCGGAATTGCAGCTACCATTTCACCCAACTCAGGTGGCAACGATCCGACCATGAATGCGGTATCCGGCGTCTACACAGCGATGTGGAACAACTACCTGAATGACGGCCTCAAGTTCACCTCGAATTCGGCCTTTACCGATCTCAATGACCAAGCCTTCGCCAACTGGGATTTCGGCCACATCGATCCGACCGGCGCGCAAAAAGGCGTCGACGCCAAGGGCGATGTGATCCTCTACACCGCGGGTGACCTGGCGGCGACGATGAGCTTGAACGTCGATCTGAAAGTGCTGTCGGCCAACGGCTATTACGATTTCGTTACGCCGTTTTACCAGACCGTGATGGATCTGCAAAAGATGCCGCTGGTCGATCCGAATGTGCGCAAAAACCTCAGCGCAAAGTTTTATCCATCCGGCCACATGGTCTACCTGGAAGCCGCTTCACGCACCGCTTTGAAGGCCGATCTGGCAGCGATGATCGATGCCGCCACGTCGGATCAGCACGCCTTGGCCAGGATCAGGAGTTTGCAGGCGCGCAAGCGAGGATAG
- a CDS encoding carboxy terminal-processing peptidase yields MRLKNSLLCILLAISATAQALEAGPPPVLTPLQQQAQAAHLSAQFLTRFHYKPMPLDDALAGKIVNRYIKLLDPEKFFFVQSDIDQFTAAHSKLDDGIYHEDLQIPFSIFNVYEQRVVERLTYARELLKQGFDFSKKEDFAFVRDKEPWPQTEAESRELWRKRVKNDWLRLKLAGKNDQAIRDTLNKRYDNSLARVYKYKSDDVFQIFMNAYATSIEPHTDYLGTTAAADFDISMKLSLVGIGAVLQERDEYTTIRELVSGGPAQLSGKLAVGDRIVGVAQGAQGPMVEVVGSRIDEVVKLIRGAKDSVVRLDVLPADAGPDGKHRLVTLVRNKISLEQQAAKKTIMSVKNGDTTRKVGVITLPAFYEDFDGRRKGDKNYRSASRDVAALLTELKKEKVDSVLVDLRNNGGGSLNEAINLTGLFVGKGPIVQQRNARGEVNIGSDDLPAPLWTGPMAVLINRGSASASEIFAAAIQDYGRGTIIGEGSFGKGTVQSMVNLDELTHNDKPKFGELKMTVAQFFRINGGTTQLRGVTPDITLPGFSDPESFGESSYDNALPWSQVKAADYAPLGDVKDLLPQLQMRHDARVEKDKDFQRLVEDADELKTLRKKRTISLNEADRRSELAVQEARIKAREKADGKDANKDTLDDGLQANERSLSADLAAEKAQKNAKDVLLNEAAQILGDQSDLIKSNTKFAAQQAK; encoded by the coding sequence ATGCGCCTCAAAAATAGTCTGCTATGTATCTTGCTGGCAATCTCGGCCACAGCCCAAGCGCTGGAAGCAGGACCGCCGCCAGTCCTGACGCCGCTGCAACAGCAGGCGCAGGCGGCGCATCTGAGCGCGCAATTCCTGACGCGTTTCCACTACAAGCCGATGCCGCTGGACGATGCGTTGGCGGGCAAGATCGTCAATCGCTATATCAAATTGCTCGATCCGGAAAAATTCTTTTTCGTACAATCGGATATCGATCAATTCACCGCAGCGCACAGCAAACTGGACGATGGGATCTATCACGAAGATCTGCAGATCCCGTTTTCCATATTCAATGTGTACGAGCAGCGCGTGGTCGAGCGCCTGACTTATGCACGTGAACTCCTCAAGCAGGGTTTCGATTTCAGCAAGAAGGAAGACTTTGCCTTCGTGCGCGACAAGGAACCGTGGCCGCAAACGGAAGCGGAAAGTCGCGAACTCTGGCGCAAGCGCGTCAAGAACGACTGGCTGCGCCTGAAACTGGCAGGCAAGAACGATCAGGCGATCCGCGATACGCTTAACAAGCGTTACGACAACTCGCTGGCGCGCGTCTATAAATACAAGAGCGACGACGTATTCCAGATTTTCATGAACGCCTATGCGACGTCGATCGAGCCGCATACCGACTACCTCGGTACGACAGCTGCGGCAGATTTCGATATTTCGATGAAGCTGTCGCTGGTCGGCATCGGCGCGGTGCTGCAGGAACGCGATGAATACACCACGATCCGCGAGCTGGTCTCGGGCGGTCCGGCGCAATTGTCCGGCAAACTTGCCGTCGGCGACCGCATCGTTGGCGTCGCGCAAGGCGCGCAAGGACCGATGGTCGAGGTGGTCGGCTCGCGCATCGACGAAGTGGTGAAACTGATCCGTGGCGCCAAGGATTCGGTCGTCCGGCTCGACGTCCTGCCGGCCGATGCCGGCCCGGATGGCAAGCATCGCCTGGTAACTCTGGTGCGCAACAAGATCAGCCTGGAACAACAGGCCGCCAAGAAAACCATCATGTCGGTCAAGAATGGCGACACCACGCGCAAGGTCGGCGTGATTACGTTGCCGGCGTTCTATGAAGATTTCGACGGTCGCCGCAAGGGCGACAAGAACTACCGTAGCGCCAGCCGCGACGTGGCGGCGTTGTTGACCGAGCTGAAGAAGGAAAAGGTCGACAGCGTGCTGGTCGATCTGCGCAACAATGGCGGCGGTTCGCTGAATGAAGCGATCAACCTGACCGGCCTGTTTGTCGGCAAGGGACCGATCGTACAGCAGCGCAACGCACGCGGCGAAGTCAATATTGGCAGCGACGACCTGCCGGCGCCGCTCTGGACCGGCCCGATGGCGGTGCTGATCAATCGCGGCTCCGCCTCGGCGTCTGAAATCTTTGCCGCCGCTATCCAGGACTACGGTCGCGGCACCATCATCGGCGAAGGCAGTTTCGGCAAAGGCACTGTGCAAAGCATGGTCAACCTGGATGAACTGACGCATAACGACAAACCGAAATTCGGTGAACTCAAGATGACTGTCGCTCAGTTCTTCCGCATCAACGGCGGCACCACACAGTTGCGCGGCGTAACACCGGATATTACTTTGCCGGGCTTCTCCGATCCGGAGAGTTTTGGCGAGTCTAGCTACGACAACGCACTGCCATGGTCACAGGTCAAGGCCGCCGACTATGCGCCGCTCGGCGATGTCAAAGACCTGCTGCCGCAACTGCAGATGCGGCACGATGCCCGGGTCGAGAAAGACAAGGATTTCCAGCGCCTGGTGGAAGATGCCGACGAGTTGAAGACTTTACGCAAGAAGCGCACAATTTCGCTCAATGAGGCCGACCGCCGCAGTGAACTGGCCGTGCAGGAAGCGCGCATCAAGGCCCGTGAAAAAGCGGATGGCAAGGATGCGAACAAGGATACGTTGGATGATGGCCTGCAAGCCAACGAACGCAGCCTGAGCGCCGACCTGGCGGCAGAAAAAGCGCAGAAGAACGCCAAGGATGTATTGCTTAACGAAGCGGCGCAAATTCTCGGCGATCAATCTGACCTGATCAAGAGCAATACCAAGTTCGCGGCGCAACAAGCCAAGTAA